One region of Cryptococcus deuterogattii R265 chromosome 14, complete sequence genomic DNA includes:
- a CDS encoding nuclear protein, giving the protein MSSQPPPASTAYPQLPHGAPQLPPFPQLLHIKNEPLATPSASTPISHPSDGHEIVAMSPEEDEEGHDSARGTSPLHGPKEKKKTQGTRRRVVQSCSECRRRKIRCDKKFPCGPCILRNDQARCHEVGLSEKHSTNVSAISNYASAADLATIQHRLDALEASLLKSGALHKDDLDHFLKIIQEAEPKKKIKTRDSEDIAVDDTEGAALTLEHLAFGRSRADGSHAIPHFATRLSSVSRPAPNNDYHLAKSSIPSNVNFYNSPPGYDPGSASSSGQRTSLNISGTPENRQGRRTELTSEERQQKVEQLMEVLGPVDLIDLFFRKTDLAIIALTKLLPSRQRGELLVKAYLEKVDWLHRCMHVPTFLRQCNDLHSLPPERVTQEIALPFLALYFTVCTLGLQFMDASEISKHFTLEEAHTLPDTWYHSARSALWAADFLDNHTMESLQCILLLGVFLNNRDRADAAWALLGAAIKMAQGLGLSRLGAEQQSVDGKPLPMWIGRWESLIQREVGRRIWWNLVFLDWSLAPSYNFSCSIQPDQIKTALPANIEDEDIIDGQPLKPQPLSVRTGMSFQLARLRFAEISQRQIWQANNNNHPPYSFVLSVDGELRKAMMELPSFFQPDQTTKVPPSNEPKALVRYYEKTILNLAIHSRMLRLHRPWLSRGYKDERFAYSKEQCIRAARASLRMMSDGTASYLEKWWLPLFYVSVSGLVRTSRKDMFSSETQEKISEVKNALDQMRKIADVSHPSRAAVRVMELLLAEVEERRKPPGSALGKRKSSPDGDDEESGLQRAVKKLIHQAQLEAVSPSASLNSGNTPQDFLLTASPARDFNDRDRDRERPVFDAYPMPFIPVPPTINNATTPSTVQQPQAHQIIGVGNNSPFTFPVDTTSATAFPAFDTTTTRGSFAQTQLDPAVQSILSSYFPPSNNNNGNGNGIVGSATAPQAPDDFLSRVFGFGWDGVGTTGPPALPDETAMDIIGNQGQSQNQTSGGGGQQNQGQKQPGQLQPPRQQPGAQQQQEQQQHLTTQQQQAMNLAMTPNPYAYGNWTNSGWMA; this is encoded by the exons ATGTCCTCTCAGCCGCCTCCCGCGTCAACCGCTTACCCGCAGCTACCTCACGGTGCgcctcaacttcctcccttccctcagCTGCTCCACATCAAGAACGAGCCATTGGCGACTCCATCTGCATCCACACCCATCTCTCACCCTTCGGACGGCCACGAAATCGTCGCCATGTCCcctgaagaagacgaggaagggcATGACTCGGCGCGCGGAACGAGCCCTTTGCATGGcccaaaggagaagaaaaagacgCAGGGCACGAGACGTAGAGTCGTGCAGAGTTGTTCAGAGTGTCGAAGGAGAAAAATTCGGTGTGATAAAAA ATTCCCATGTG GCCCGTGTATCCTCCGAAACGATCAGGCAAGGTGTCATGAGGTTGGACTG AGTGAGAAACATTCCACCAATGTCTCAGC CATCTCTAACTACGCCTCCGCCGCCGACTTGGCCACCATTCAGCACCGTCTTGACGCGCTCGAGGCAAGTTTGTTGAAAAGCGGCGCACTTCACAAGGACGATCTGGACCACTTCCTCAAAATTATCCAAGAAGCTgagccgaagaagaagattaagACTCGGGATAGTGAAGATATTGCGGTGGACGATACGGAGGGAGCAGCCTTAACTCTTGAACATTTAGCATTTGGTCGTTCTCGGGCTGATGGAAGTCACGCCATTCCCCATTTCGCTACCCGCCTTTCTTCTGTCAGCAGGCCCGCGCCTAATAACGATTATCATCTTGCAAAATCCAGTATACCCTCCAATGTAAACTTTTACAACTCGCCACCTGGTTACGATCCCGGTTCTGCGTCATCTTCTGGCCAAAGAACCAGTTTGAATATCTCTGGCACGCCTGAAAACAGGCAGGGTAGGAGGACCGAGTTGACATCGGAAGAAAGGCAGCAGAAGGTTGAGCAGTTGATGGAGGTGCTGGGACCCGTGGATTTAATTGATTTGTTCTTCAGGAAAACAGATTTGGCCATTATTGCTTTGACAAAGCTGTTACCGTCGAGGCAGAGGGGAGAGCTGTTGGTCAAGGCGTATCTGGAGAAGGTCGACTGGTTACATCGAT GCATGCATGTGCCGACATTCCTTCGACAATGTAATGACTTGCATTCCTTACCCCCTGAGCGCGTCACTCAAGAGATTGCTTTACCCTTTCTCGCCCTGTACTTTACTGTCTGCACT CTAGGATTACAGTTCATGGACGCCTCGGAGATTAGCAAGCACTTTACACTTGAGGAAGCTCATACGTTGCCTGATACCTGGTACCACTCTGCTCGAAGTGCTCTTTGGGCTGCAGACTTTTTGGATAACCACACGATGGAATCGTTGCAGTGTATCTTGCTTCTAGGTGTCTTCTTG AACAACCGAGATCGCGCCGACGCGGCTTGGGCTTTACTAGGTGCTGCTATCAAAATGGCACAAGGCCTTGGTCTCTCCCGTCTTGGCGCAGAGCAACAATCAGTCGACGGCAAACCGTTGCCGATGTGGATCGGTCGATGGGAAAGTCTTATTCAGCGAGAAGTTGGCAGACGTATATGGTGGAATTTGGTCTTCCTCGATTGGTCCCTTGCGCCGAGCTACAACTTTTCGTGCAGTATCCAGCCGGATCAAATCAAGACTGCTTTACCGGCCAacattgaagatgaggatatCATTGACGGTCAGCCGCTAAAGCCCCAGCCGTTGAGTGTTAGGACCGGAATGTCATTCCAGCTAGCTAGGCTCAGGTTTGCCGAGATTTCTCAAAGGCAAATTTGGCAGGCAAATAACAAcaatcatcctccttaCTCTTTCGT ACTGAGCGTCGATGGCGAACTTCGAAAGGCAATGATGGAactcccatccttcttccaacccgATCAAACCACCAAAGTACCCCCTTCCAATGAACCCAAAGCGTTGGTGCGGTACTATGAGAAGaccatcctcaaccttgcTATCCACTCGCGAATGCTTAGGTTACATAGGCCGTGGTTGTCGAGAGGTTATAAAGATGAGAGGTTTGCGTACTCAAAGGAGCAATGTATCAGGGCGGCGAGGGCCAGTCTGAGGATGATGTCCGATGGGACTGCGTCGTATCTGGAGAAGTGGTGGTTACCATTGTTCTACGTGTCTGTTTCGGGTCTTGTG AGGACAAGCAGGAAGGATATGTTCTCGTCTGAAACCCAGGAAAAGATTAGTGAGGTCAAGAACGCTTTGGAccagatgaggaagattgcAGATGTTTCGCACCCTTCGAGGGCGGCAGTTAGGGTAATGGAGCTGCTGTTGG ctgaggttgaggaaCGTCGAAAACCGCCTGGATCAGCTTTGGGCAAGCGCAAGAGCTCCCCtgatggtgatgacgaagagtcTGGCCTTCAGCGTGCCGTCAAGAAGCTCATCCATCAAGCACAACTTGAGGCTGTGTCTCCCAGTGCTTCACTTAATTCGGGTAACACTCCACAAGACTTTCTTCTGACCGCCTCGCCAGCGAGAGACTTCAATGACAGAGATCGGGACCGCGAAAGGCCCGTCTTTGATGCGTATCCCATGCCTTTCATCCCGGTCCCTCCCACAATCAATAATGCTACTACCCCTTCAACTGTGCAGCAGCCGCAGGCTCATCAGATCATTGGTGTTGGTAACAACAGCCCTTTCACATTCCCTGTTGACACGACGAGCGCCACAGCGTTCCCTGCGTTCGACACTACCACTACGCGTGGTTCGTTTGCTCAAACCCAGCTTGACCCTGCCGTCCAGTCCATACTGTCTAGCTACTTCCCTCCCAGCAATAACAACAATGGAAACGGAAACGGCATCGTCGGCTCTGCCACCGCTCCTCAAGCTCCGGATGATTTCCTGAGTAGGGTGTTTGGATTTGGTTGGGATGGGGTGGGTACGACAGGTCCGCCTGCCCTCCCCGACGAGACCGCGATGGATATCATTGGGAATCAAGGACAGTCTCAGAATCAGACTTCTGGCGGCGGAGGTCAGCAGAATCAAGGTCAAAAGCAACCCGGACAACTTCAACCTCCTCGTCAGCAACCGGGCgcacaacagcagcaggagcaacaacagcattTGACGacacagcagcaacaggcAATGAACCTTGCTATGACGCCCAACCCTTACGCGTACGGCAACTGGACCAACAGTGGTTGGATGGCATAA